The following proteins are encoded in a genomic region of Paenibacillus sp. FSL R7-0273:
- a CDS encoding extracellular solute-binding protein, whose translation MTTNQGALSLKRKAMTAISALLVLGTLSACSGNNNAAGNAQGGDSSTPAAEGPFKMSMMLTSYNPEPMDPEGELYKQLEERTNTDLSITWVPSTTYSDKLSATVASGELPSAVLVLDQKLPYIVNSARSGMFWELGPYLKDYPNLSRMDDVALNAISIDGKVYGIYRARDLARDGLMLRKDWLDNLGLQEPKTIDEFYEVLKAFVNNDPDKNGKADTIGLAEQQVASGWRAVLTWMGGPADWEIKDGKASPAHLSPAFLETMKFYKKLYDEKLINLDFAVVKDGKQMINAGKAGAWVANLNDANGIEESVQKVTPTGAITMVNALEGPAGLRSPGGSGSYGTFMIPKTSVKTEADLKAVLNFFDKVSDDDMQNMLVNGLEGRQFTLDNGNYVKTTDPKMLAEYGMGDSSQLAVLRDKVVTYGKPLVHLRDEMWKKNAEIAVVNPIQPYISDTYSERGSELSKIIDDARVRFIMGDLDENGWNAAVAKWEQDGGSKVIEEYTAAYNQANGQ comes from the coding sequence ATGACAACAAACCAAGGGGCTCTAAGCTTAAAAAGAAAAGCAATGACCGCCATTTCAGCGCTGCTCGTGCTGGGAACATTGTCCGCCTGCAGCGGAAATAACAATGCGGCCGGGAACGCACAGGGCGGAGACAGCAGCACACCCGCCGCCGAGGGGCCGTTCAAAATGTCCATGATGCTGACCAGCTATAACCCGGAGCCGATGGACCCGGAAGGTGAGCTGTATAAGCAGCTGGAGGAACGGACCAATACGGACCTCAGCATCACCTGGGTGCCGTCGACCACCTACTCCGATAAGCTGAGCGCAACAGTCGCCTCGGGCGAGCTGCCGAGTGCTGTGCTGGTGCTGGACCAGAAGCTTCCCTACATCGTGAATTCAGCGCGCTCCGGGATGTTCTGGGAGCTTGGGCCTTACCTGAAGGATTACCCGAACCTGAGCCGGATGGACGATGTGGCCCTGAATGCCATCTCCATTGACGGTAAGGTATACGGGATTTACCGCGCACGGGATCTGGCCCGGGACGGCCTGATGCTGCGCAAGGACTGGCTGGATAATCTGGGCCTGCAGGAGCCCAAGACGATTGATGAGTTCTACGAGGTGCTGAAGGCATTCGTGAATAATGACCCTGACAAAAACGGCAAAGCCGATACGATCGGCCTCGCCGAGCAGCAGGTTGCGTCAGGCTGGCGGGCGGTGCTGACCTGGATGGGCGGTCCGGCCGACTGGGAGATCAAGGACGGCAAGGCAAGCCCGGCGCATCTGTCGCCCGCTTTTCTGGAGACGATGAAGTTCTACAAGAAGCTCTATGACGAGAAGCTGATCAACCTGGATTTCGCGGTGGTCAAAGACGGCAAGCAGATGATTAATGCCGGTAAAGCCGGGGCATGGGTTGCCAACCTGAACGATGCCAACGGCATTGAAGAAAGCGTCCAGAAGGTGACACCAACCGGTGCAATTACTATGGTTAACGCGCTCGAGGGTCCGGCAGGGCTCCGCAGTCCGGGCGGGTCGGGCTCATACGGGACTTTCATGATTCCGAAGACGTCGGTGAAGACGGAGGCGGACCTCAAGGCGGTACTGAACTTTTTTGACAAAGTATCCGACGACGATATGCAGAACATGCTGGTCAACGGGCTGGAAGGCCGCCAGTTCACGCTGGATAACGGAAACTACGTGAAGACAACGGACCCGAAAATGCTGGCCGAATATGGGATGGGCGATTCCTCCCAGCTGGCTGTGTTAAGAGATAAGGTGGTGACTTACGGCAAACCGCTGGTGCATCTGCGTGATGAGATGTGGAAAAAGAATGCCGAAATCGCCGTGGTCAATCCGATCCAGCCATACATTTCTGACACGTACAGTGAACGCGGCTCAGAGCTCAGCAAAATCATTGACGATGCCCGGGTGCGCTTCATCATGGGCGATCTTGACGAGAACGGCTGGAATGCGGCGGTAGCCAAATGGGAGCAGGACGGCGGCTCGAAGGTCATTGAGGAATATACGGCGGCTTACAATCAGGCGAACGGACAATAG
- a CDS encoding glycoside hydrolase family 5 protein encodes MSSNLKKHPALTWFLCTSLFLSLFISGGAASAEGTPGTVAFQSIEAKPMVALMGRGTNLGNTFEGNWNSQSYQDVKNTVDAFIAAGYTNIRIPVNWGGRGTKYASTADEQGHFSASAPNVATVKQLVDYVLNDVNTVRKSQNKQPVILIINTHHEEWAMSALQGEPAFESNMQRLETIWTGIAGLFKDAPETLLFELFNEPHLSMNTGAAAKASVIELNKRAYAAIRSFTVNGTQPHAQRNLIFGGYNYNSAWGLYDTYRNPLDLPGEGEDRFVIGTYHSYYPNLADHLKRVDDVKREFADVHGIPVYMGEFGYEHRGVITDTLLDSYRQIASKAVSGGFAFSVWDDNGWYQIYNRSTGQFNALKDQVLYPGN; translated from the coding sequence ATGTCATCTAATCTAAAAAAACACCCTGCGCTGACGTGGTTCCTGTGCACAAGCCTGTTCCTTTCATTATTCATTAGCGGCGGCGCGGCAAGTGCCGAAGGGACGCCGGGAACGGTAGCTTTCCAGTCTATAGAAGCGAAGCCGATGGTGGCCCTGATGGGCAGGGGAACCAACCTTGGCAACACGTTCGAAGGGAACTGGAACAGCCAGAGCTATCAGGATGTGAAGAACACGGTAGACGCTTTTATCGCTGCGGGCTACACGAACATCCGGATTCCGGTGAACTGGGGCGGACGGGGAACGAAATACGCTTCGACGGCAGATGAGCAGGGGCATTTCTCAGCCAGCGCCCCGAATGTAGCAACGGTAAAACAGCTGGTAGACTATGTCTTGAACGATGTAAATACCGTGCGGAAAAGCCAGAACAAACAGCCGGTCATCCTGATCATCAACACGCATCATGAAGAATGGGCGATGAGCGCGCTGCAGGGGGAGCCTGCTTTTGAGAGCAATATGCAAAGGCTGGAGACGATCTGGACGGGAATCGCCGGGCTGTTCAAGGATGCGCCGGAGACGCTGCTGTTCGAGCTGTTCAATGAGCCGCATCTGAGCATGAACACCGGGGCGGCGGCCAAGGCAAGCGTCATCGAGCTCAACAAACGGGCGTATGCGGCGATCCGCAGCTTTACCGTAAACGGCACGCAGCCGCACGCTCAGCGGAATCTTATTTTTGGCGGATACAACTACAACAGCGCTTGGGGCCTGTATGATACGTACCGCAATCCGCTGGACCTGCCGGGTGAGGGAGAGGACCGTTTTGTCATCGGCACCTACCACTCGTATTATCCGAATCTGGCAGACCATCTGAAGCGGGTAGACGATGTAAAAAGAGAGTTCGCAGACGTGCACGGCATTCCGGTATATATGGGCGAATTCGGGTACGAGCACCGGGGTGTTATCACCGATACGCTGCTTGATTCCTACCGGCAGATTGCGAGTAAAGCGGTCTCGGGAGGATTTGCCTTCTCGGTATGGGATGACAACGGCTGGTATCAGATCTATAACCGCTCGACCGGGCAATTCAACGCATTGAAGGATCAGGTGCTGTATCCCGGCAATTAA
- a CDS encoding membrane or secreted protein produces the protein MVLVLMLVLVLVVVVVVLVLVLVLVLVLVLVLVLVLVLALVLVLVVLVLVLAAGLASLLASVLALTSGR, from the coding sequence TTGGTGCTGGTGTTGATGTTGGTGTTGGTGTTGGTGGTGGTGGTGGTGGTGTTGGTGTTAGTGTTAGTGTTGGTGTTAGTGTTGGTGTTGGTGTTAGTGTTGGTGTTGGTGTTAGCGTTAGTACTGGTGCTGGTGGTGTTGGTGTTGGTGTTGGCGGCGGGGTTGGCTTCGCTGTTGGCCTCGGTGTTGGCGTTAACGTCGGGGCGTTGA
- a CDS encoding metallophosphoesterase yields the protein MKRKSSAGKRRTQSARTRLLSKLSPSLKKKLSGSSPQSKQPQPGLRRKAKAYTVDFSVIGDSHVGYANSSAIFKDLLPKAAGSGNKRFFIFGGDNTQAGANHGKDADTYYRDFKNIVTATLGSIPYKASIGNWEASTRALFTKYLGAVTGRMNFPGTQGLVRYVWLDCALGSFSADSINLLKNLDDRYYYIIDFHWPLQISGITVESSHVLSAAETAKFFAAIPDKVRDKVLAVFTHHGHKFFRKLTNIYPGFSKTKFFVTGCSGDYKCKPSGDRGYYNGTLRINGSTVMVDAYRVTV from the coding sequence ATGAAACGGAAGTCGTCAGCGGGGAAGCGGCGTACCCAATCTGCAAGAACACGGTTACTCTCCAAGCTAAGCCCCAGCTTAAAAAAGAAGCTAAGCGGCTCCTCTCCACAGTCCAAACAGCCCCAGCCAGGCCTGAGGCGCAAGGCAAAGGCTTACACTGTGGATTTTTCCGTAATCGGCGACAGCCATGTGGGCTATGCGAACAGCTCAGCTATTTTCAAAGATTTGTTGCCTAAGGCGGCGGGGAGCGGGAATAAACGTTTTTTCATTTTCGGCGGGGACAATACGCAGGCCGGGGCGAATCACGGGAAGGACGCGGACACATATTACAGGGATTTTAAAAATATCGTCACTGCCACGCTCGGCAGCATCCCCTACAAAGCTTCAATCGGAAACTGGGAGGCCAGCACCCGGGCGCTGTTCACCAAGTATCTTGGAGCAGTAACCGGACGGATGAATTTTCCCGGCACCCAGGGGCTGGTCCGGTATGTGTGGCTGGATTGTGCGCTGGGAAGCTTTTCGGCTGACAGTATCAATCTGCTCAAAAACCTGGATGACCGCTACTATTATATAATCGACTTCCACTGGCCGCTCCAGATCAGCGGGATTACAGTGGAATCCAGCCATGTGCTCAGCGCGGCGGAGACGGCGAAGTTTTTTGCGGCGATCCCCGATAAGGTGAGGGATAAGGTACTGGCGGTTTTTACTCATCACGGCCATAAGTTCTTCCGCAAGCTGACCAATATTTATCCGGGCTTCAGCAAGACCAAATTCTTCGTGACCGGCTGCTCGGGCGATTATAAATGTAAGCCAAGCGGCGACCGGGGGTATTACAACGGGACACTGAGAATTAACGGCTCAACTGTCATGGTAGATGCTTACAGAGTAACTGTATAA
- a CDS encoding carbohydrate ABC transporter permease produces the protein MVKETSWASRLFDIFNIIVLAVIALVTIIPFIYVVAGSFATQRELLEKGFILFPTEFSLEAYKYIFSTSTLMRSLGVTIFITIVGTLINITLTCLMAYPLSRRDMDFRSPIQLLIIFTMLFSGGMIPTFLVVKELGMLDTYWSLLLPGAISAFNLIIIRSFFQQLPPDLEESAKIDGASDPGILLRIVIPLSLPALATFSLFYAVGHWNTYFSSILYINDSTKWPIQVLLRQIVMLSQGGSLGDTSSLESNFIPPDQAVKMAVIVISTVPILIVYPFLQKHFAKGALLGSVKG, from the coding sequence GTGGTAAAAGAAACATCATGGGCCAGCCGGCTGTTCGATATTTTCAATATCATCGTTCTGGCAGTAATCGCGCTGGTCACTATTATTCCGTTCATCTATGTTGTTGCAGGCTCATTTGCCACCCAGCGGGAGCTGCTGGAAAAAGGGTTCATCCTCTTCCCGACCGAGTTTTCACTGGAGGCGTACAAATACATCTTTTCGACCAGCACATTGATGCGGAGTCTAGGGGTTACTATCTTCATCACCATTGTCGGTACGCTGATCAATATTACACTGACCTGCCTGATGGCGTATCCGCTGTCCCGCAGGGATATGGATTTCCGCTCGCCGATCCAGCTTCTGATCATCTTTACGATGCTGTTCAGCGGAGGGATGATCCCGACCTTCCTGGTCGTCAAGGAGCTGGGCATGCTCGATACGTACTGGTCGCTGCTGCTGCCGGGTGCGATTAGCGCCTTTAACCTGATCATTATCCGCAGCTTCTTTCAGCAGCTTCCGCCGGATCTGGAGGAGTCGGCCAAAATCGACGGTGCCAGCGACCCCGGCATCCTGCTGCGGATCGTCATTCCATTGTCCCTGCCGGCGCTGGCTACCTTTTCCCTGTTCTATGCCGTAGGCCACTGGAACACGTATTTCAGCTCCATCCTGTATATTAACGACTCGACCAAGTGGCCGATTCAGGTGCTGCTGCGGCAGATCGTCATGCTGTCCCAGGGCGGCAGCCTCGGGGATACCTCATCACTTGAGAGTAACTTTATTCCGCCGGACCAGGCTGTTAAAATGGCGGTCATCGTCATCTCCACCGTCCCGATTCTGATCGTATACCCGTTCCTGCAAAAGCATTTTGCCAAGGGCGCGCTGCTGGGATCGGTTAAGGGTTGA
- a CDS encoding helix-turn-helix domain-containing protein — protein MRKLIILTLLIGAFPVLILGWYSYHYSSQSVLQQVEERNSQVLRQSQLRVEQTLKMIDFSTTQLLGLPIVTKAIATKLDIDDMEIIHELYKHLSSIQTFELGIKDVYLYSLEQDWLITNSGLDAYNQPGLKEKLRSFSGMPNGSMWVSGNSASIQGAEGMVELNHAVINLKKWPINASRPRGLIAVVMSAQQLSDLIDSDPGMGDVFILDEDGRVITHPDSSLLGKDLSEEPYIQAVRAQTEANGVFSGMAGESKASISFRKSGYNGWTYVSVVPTQAVTREATAIGRTSILISLGVLAATVLTALIGSRRMYTPVRSIYRSLLPDKEPRPKKDEFTAISDRIQGLLSDQSKLRFELAGQQQQLAEFLVRKMLLGEARSQGIQERLADYGYGYTGGWTLMRVLLVQIDRLDSSRFTEQDRDLLLFAVSNIALEVVPEGDRLPPIVIRESVVMLIGTKTQSEEAFKEAVYARAAEVQASVKSYLQLQASIGISRSCTAWPEVSRGYEEGENALKYRARLGEEVILFIEDVQPARRKEIIYPKTLEDELTGAIKSLDRQRAAEALSLMMNALASEEYDHQEYQMSLVRLLMDLIRLLQDSGISHHQLKADGDSLFEELLGMHSPRDIEEWFNDTLVGPAVGLLEERQRNQFTSISEEVKQLIAEAFDTDLTLEKCSARLNYHPQYISRVFRQETGISFTDYLAQYRLTVAKRWLKETDLTITEIAMKLKYNNPANFIRYFRKMEGITPGQYRNNLTE, from the coding sequence TTGCGGAAATTAATCATACTTACTTTACTGATCGGTGCTTTTCCGGTGCTGATCTTAGGCTGGTATTCCTATCACTACTCCTCCCAATCGGTGCTGCAGCAGGTCGAGGAACGTAACTCCCAGGTGCTCAGGCAGAGCCAGCTGCGGGTGGAGCAGACGCTCAAAATGATCGATTTTTCCACGACACAGCTGCTCGGGCTGCCCATAGTGACCAAGGCGATTGCGACAAAGCTTGATATAGACGACATGGAAATCATTCACGAGCTGTATAAGCATCTCTCTTCAATCCAGACGTTCGAGCTGGGCATCAAGGATGTGTATCTGTACAGTCTGGAGCAGGATTGGCTAATTACCAACTCGGGCCTTGACGCCTACAATCAGCCGGGGCTGAAGGAGAAGCTCCGTTCATTCTCCGGCATGCCTAACGGCTCGATGTGGGTCAGCGGCAATTCAGCGAGCATCCAGGGGGCGGAGGGGATGGTCGAGCTGAACCATGCCGTCATTAATCTGAAAAAATGGCCGATCAACGCCAGCAGACCGCGGGGCTTGATAGCGGTAGTAATGTCCGCCCAGCAGCTCAGCGATCTGATTGACAGCGATCCGGGCATGGGCGATGTGTTCATTCTGGATGAGGACGGCCGGGTCATTACCCATCCGGATTCCTCGCTGCTGGGTAAGGATCTGTCAGAGGAGCCTTACATTCAAGCGGTCAGAGCGCAGACGGAGGCTAACGGAGTTTTCAGCGGCATGGCCGGAGAGAGCAAGGCCTCTATCTCCTTCCGTAAATCCGGGTATAACGGATGGACTTATGTTTCGGTTGTTCCTACACAGGCGGTGACGCGTGAGGCAACTGCTATCGGAAGGACATCCATTCTCATCAGCCTCGGCGTGCTTGCCGCTACCGTGCTTACAGCGCTGATCGGGTCACGGCGGATGTATACCCCGGTAAGGTCGATATACCGGTCTTTGCTGCCGGACAAAGAGCCGCGGCCCAAAAAAGATGAGTTCACCGCCATCTCCGACCGCATTCAGGGCCTTTTGTCCGATCAGAGCAAGCTGAGGTTCGAGCTGGCCGGACAGCAGCAGCAGCTGGCAGAGTTTTTGGTCCGCAAAATGCTGCTGGGCGAAGCAAGGTCCCAGGGGATACAGGAACGGCTGGCGGATTACGGATACGGCTATACCGGTGGCTGGACGCTTATGCGGGTGCTGCTAGTGCAGATTGACCGGCTCGACAGCAGCCGTTTTACAGAGCAGGACAGGGATCTGCTGCTGTTTGCGGTCAGCAATATCGCGCTTGAAGTGGTTCCTGAAGGGGACCGGCTGCCGCCGATTGTAATCCGCGAGTCTGTTGTCATGCTGATTGGTACTAAGACGCAGTCGGAGGAGGCTTTTAAGGAAGCTGTATACGCCAGAGCTGCTGAGGTGCAGGCTTCCGTAAAAAGCTATCTGCAGCTGCAGGCCAGCATCGGCATCAGCCGCTCCTGTACAGCATGGCCGGAGGTGAGCCGCGGGTATGAGGAAGGCGAGAATGCGCTGAAATACCGGGCCAGATTGGGCGAGGAGGTTATCCTGTTTATTGAGGATGTCCAGCCTGCCCGGCGCAAGGAAATCATCTATCCCAAAACCCTTGAAGATGAGCTGACCGGAGCGATCAAGTCGCTGGACCGGCAGCGTGCGGCGGAAGCCTTATCCTTAATGATGAATGCGCTCGCAAGCGAGGAATATGATCATCAGGAGTATCAGATGTCGCTGGTGCGGCTGCTGATGGATCTCATCCGGCTGCTGCAGGATTCCGGCATTTCGCATCATCAGCTTAAGGCTGACGGGGATTCGCTGTTCGAGGAGCTGCTCGGCATGCACAGTCCCCGTGATATAGAGGAATGGTTCAATGACACGCTTGTCGGGCCTGCCGTCGGGCTGCTTGAAGAGCGGCAGAGAAATCAGTTCACCAGCATTTCCGAAGAGGTGAAGCAGCTGATTGCGGAGGCTTTTGACACCGATCTGACGCTGGAAAAATGCTCTGCGAGGCTGAATTATCATCCGCAATATATAAGCCGGGTATTCCGCCAGGAGACCGGCATCAGCTTTACCGACTACCTGGCGCAATACCGGCTGACCGTAGCCAAAAGATGGCTGAAGGAAACGGACCTGACGATTACCGAAATTGCCATGAAGCTGAAATATAATAACCCGGCGAATTTTATCCGCTATTTCCGCAAGATGGAGGGGATCACACCGGGCCAATACCGGAATAATCTGACGGAATAG
- a CDS encoding ABC transporter permease has translation MGNPIAASKPTITNVYRRQRLRRMVRNKWLYIMLLPGLLYFIIFKYVPMYGLLLAFKNYQPFLGFVDSEWVGLKHFNRFFGDPLFWKLLSNTFILAAYNILFFFPLPIILALMLNELRSQAYKKWIQTMVYIPHFMSWVVIVSIAYLFFTTEGGLVNEAIASMGGEKVQFLLSPGWFRTFITGEVMWKETGWGTIIFLAALAGVDTQLYEAAKIDGAGRMRQLWHITLPAIRSTIIILLILRLGNFLDTGFEQIFLMLNSLNREVGEVFDTYVYTTGISQGEYSYSTAVGLFKSVVGLVLVFGSNFIAKRFGEEGIL, from the coding sequence ATGGGAAATCCTATCGCGGCTTCGAAGCCGACAATAACAAATGTGTACCGCAGGCAGAGGCTGAGACGGATGGTCCGCAACAAATGGCTGTATATCATGCTTCTGCCCGGGCTGCTGTATTTTATTATTTTCAAATATGTGCCGATGTACGGCCTGCTGCTCGCCTTTAAGAATTACCAGCCTTTTCTGGGCTTTGTGGACAGTGAGTGGGTGGGGCTGAAGCACTTTAACCGCTTTTTCGGGGACCCGCTGTTCTGGAAGCTGCTCAGCAATACGTTCATTCTGGCCGCCTACAACATCCTGTTCTTCTTTCCGCTGCCGATCATTCTGGCGCTGATGCTGAACGAGCTGCGGTCGCAGGCCTACAAAAAATGGATTCAGACGATGGTCTACATCCCTCACTTTATGTCCTGGGTCGTCATCGTTTCAATTGCCTACCTATTTTTCACCACCGAAGGCGGTCTGGTCAATGAGGCGATCGCCTCCATGGGCGGGGAAAAGGTCCAGTTCCTGCTTAGTCCCGGCTGGTTCCGGACGTTCATAACGGGTGAAGTGATGTGGAAGGAAACCGGGTGGGGCACAATTATCTTCCTCGCGGCGCTGGCGGGAGTAGACACACAGCTCTATGAGGCTGCCAAAATCGACGGGGCAGGACGCATGCGCCAGCTCTGGCATATCACGCTTCCGGCCATCCGCTCCACCATTATTATTCTGCTGATCCTGCGGCTGGGGAATTTCCTCGATACGGGGTTTGAGCAAATCTTCCTGATGCTGAACTCGCTCAACCGTGAGGTCGGTGAAGTGTTCGATACCTATGTGTATACCACCGGGATATCGCAGGGGGAGTACAGCTACAGTACGGCGGTCGGGTTGTTTAAGTCCGTGGTCGGACTGGTGCTGGTATTCGGCTCTAACTTTATAGCCAAACGTTTTGGCGAGGAAGGAATTCTCTAA
- a CDS encoding carbohydrate ABC transporter permease: protein MNSKTTFRSIGSFLLQIPLWLYFIVSVYPLFWMISYSLKNNDEIFVTNPFGFPTHFRFENYVNAWTQFNIPRYFMNSFIVSIISTLFILLLALMFAFAVARMQWKFRSAVRTYMIVGMFMPLQVIMIPLALLVRDFHLTNTYGALIIPYIAIGLPFSTMVFYGFLVSIPREIEEAACIDGASIYRLFGRVILPLALPAIATIAIFQFLNNWNEFTLAYILISDENMKTLPLGLLFFQGSYSTDWGAMGAVMTIASLPMVLVYLLLSEQVERAMTVGSAVKG, encoded by the coding sequence ATGAACTCAAAAACTACATTCCGGTCCATTGGCAGCTTCCTGCTGCAAATTCCGCTGTGGCTGTACTTTATTGTCTCTGTCTACCCGCTGTTCTGGATGATCTCCTATTCTCTGAAAAATAATGACGAAATCTTCGTCACCAACCCGTTCGGCTTCCCGACCCATTTCCGGTTCGAAAACTATGTGAACGCATGGACACAGTTTAATATTCCGCGCTATTTTATGAACAGCTTCATCGTTTCTATTATATCCACGCTGTTTATTCTGCTGCTGGCCCTGATGTTCGCTTTTGCCGTAGCACGGATGCAGTGGAAATTCCGCTCGGCGGTCAGAACGTATATGATTGTCGGAATGTTCATGCCGCTGCAGGTAATTATGATTCCGTTGGCCCTTCTTGTGCGTGATTTCCACCTTACCAATACGTACGGAGCACTAATCATTCCCTATATAGCTATCGGTCTGCCGTTCTCTACGATGGTGTTCTACGGATTCCTAGTGAGCATTCCCCGGGAAATAGAGGAGGCAGCCTGCATTGATGGGGCCAGCATCTACCGGCTGTTTGGCCGGGTTATTCTGCCATTGGCGCTTCCGGCGATTGCTACGATCGCGATTTTCCAATTCCTGAACAACTGGAACGAGTTCACTCTGGCCTACATTCTGATTTCGGATGAAAATATGAAAACACTGCCGCTCGGCCTGCTCTTTTTCCAGGGCTCTTACAGCACAGACTGGGGAGCGATGGGGGCAGTAATGACGATTGCTTCGCTTCCTATGGTACTTGTTTATCTGCTGCTGAGTGAGCAGGTGGAGCGGGCGATGACGGTAGGCTCTGCGGTAAAAGGCTGA